Proteins found in one Muntiacus reevesi chromosome 2, mMunRee1.1, whole genome shotgun sequence genomic segment:
- the LOC136161820 gene encoding olfactory receptor 6Z7-like, whose translation MERSLELGNVTRVQEFILLGLSTSPETREVLFLIFLALYLLTLLENALIVFLVCSHAELHKPMYFFLGNLSCLEMCYVSVTMPSLLAGLCTGPYHVPFTACMTQLFFFVSLICTECALLASMACDRYVAICRPLHYPLLMRPQVCLGLAGTSWLGGLLVSVVKTACIASLSYCGPNVLNQFFCDVSPLLNLSCTHVALTELVDFLSAIVIFCGTLLVALASYSAIGVTVLRMPSAAARRKAFSTCASHLLVVGIFYSAALFIYCRPSRIRSMDLNKVLSVTYTVATPMCNPVIYCLRNREVHAALLRTLHST comes from the coding sequence ATGGAGCGGTCCCTGGAGTTGGGCAACGTGACGAGGGTCCAGGAATTCATCTTGCTGGGCTTGTCCACGAGCCCAGAAACAAGGGAAGTCCTGTTTCTCATCTTCCTGGCCCTCTACCTGCTGACCCTCCTGGAGAACGCCCTCATCGTCTTCCTCGTCTGCAGCCACGCCGAGCTCCACaagcccatgtacttcttcctgggcAACCTGAGCTGCCTGGAGATGTGCTACGTGTCCGTGACCATGCCCAGCCTGCTCGCGGGGCTGTGCACGGGACCCTACCACGTGCCCTTCACAGCCTGCATGACCCAGCTCTTCTTCTTCGTCTCCCTCATCTGCACAGAGTGCGCCCTCCTGGCCTCCATGGCCtgtgaccgctacgtggccatctgccgcCCCCTGCACTACCCGCTGCTCATGCGGCCCCAGGTCTGCCTGGGCTTGGCCGGGACTTCGTGGCTTGGTGGGCTGCTGGTCTCGGTGGTCAAGACAGCGTGCATCGCCAGCCTGTCCTACTGCGGCCCCAACGTCCTCaatcaatttttctgtgatgtCTCCCCGCTGCTCAACCTGTCCTGCACCCACGTGGCCCTGACCGAGCTGGTGGACTTTCTCTCTGCCATTGTCATCTTCTGTGGGACGCTGCTGGTCGCCCTGGCCTCCTACTCGGCCATCGGGGTGACGGTGCTCCGCATGCCATCAGCAGCCGCCCGGcgcaaggccttctccacctgcgcCTCCCACCTGCTGGTGGTGGGCATCTTCTACTCGGCGGCCCTCTTCATCTACTGCCGCCCCAGCCGCATCAGATCCATGGACCTCAACAAGGTGCTGTCGGTCACCTACACGGTAGCCACGCCCATGTGCAATCCGGTCATCTACTGCCTGCGGAACAGGGAGGTCCATGCGGCCCTGCTCAGAACTCTCCACTCGACTTGA
- the LOC136157702 gene encoding olfactory receptor 6Z7-like has protein sequence MERALSLVNVSGVQEFVLLGLSARQGMRLAVFVVFLALYLLTLLENALIVFLVCSHAELHKPMYFFLGNLSCLEMCYVSVTMPSLLAGLWTGPYHVPFTACLIQLFLFLSLIGTKCSLLASMACDRYVAICRPLHYPLLMRPQVCLGLAGTSWLGGLLVSAVKTACIASLSYCGPNVLNHFFCDVFPLLNLSCTHVALPELVAFLSAIGIFCGTLLVALASYSAIGVTVLRMPSAAARRKAFSTCASHLLVVGIFYSAVLFMYSRPSRVEPTDLHKVLSVVYTAVTPACSPVVYCLRNREVHAALRRALHPRKGSSAISDISRS, from the coding sequence ATGGAGAGGGCTCTGTCCTTGGTCAATGTGTCCGGAGTGCAAGAGTTCGTCCTGCTGGGTCTGTCTGCCAGGCAAGGCATGAGGCTGGCGGTGTTTGTCGTCTTCCTGGCCCTCTACCTGCTGACCCTCCTGGAGAACGCCCTCATCGTCTTCCTCGTCTGCAGCCACGCCGAGCTCCACaagcccatgtacttcttcctgggcAACCTGAGCTGCCTGGAGATGTGCTACGTGTCTGTGACCATGCCCAGCCTGCTCGCGGGGCTGTGGACGGGACCCTACCACGTGCCCTTCACAGCCTGCCTGATTCAGCTTTTTTTATTCCTCTCCCTCATCGGCACCAAGTGTAGCCTCCTGGCCTCCATGGCCtgtgaccgctacgtggccatctgccgcCCGCTGCACTACCCGCTGCTCATGCGGCCCCAGGTCTGCCTGGGCCTGGCCGGGACTTCGTGGCTTGGTGGGCTGCTGGTCTCGGCGGTCAAGACGGCGTGCATCGCCAGCCTGTCCTACTGCGGCCCCAACGTCCtcaaccacttcttctgtgacgtCTTCCCGCTGCTCAACCTGTCCTGCACCCACGTGGCCCTGCCGGAGCTGGTGGCCTTCCTCTCCGCCATCGGCATCTTCTGCGGGACGCTGCTGGTCGCCCTGGCCTCCTACTCGGCCATCGGGGTGACGGTGCTCCGCATGCCATCAGCAGCCGCCCGGcgcaaggccttctccacctgcgcCTCCCACCTGCTGGTGGTGGGCATCTTCTACTCGGCGGTCCTCTTCATGTATTCCCGCCCCAGCCGCGTGGAGCCCACTGACCTGCACAAGGTGCTGTCGGTCGTCTACACGGCGGTCACGCCCGCCTGCAGCCCGGTGGTCTACTGCCTGCGGAACAGGGAGGTCCACGCGGCCCTGCGGAGAGCCCTCCACCCCCGCAAGGGCTCCTCCGCGATCTCGGACATCTCCCGCTCCTGA
- the LOC136157703 gene encoding olfactory receptor 6Z7-like, producing the protein MERSLELGNMTRVQEFVLLGLSTSPETREVLFVVFLSLYLLTLLENALIVFLVCSHAELHKPMYFFLGNLSCLEMCYVSVTMPSLLAGLCTGPYHVPFTACMTQLFFFIVLICTECALLASMACDRYVAICRPLHYPLLMRPQVCRGLAGTSWLGGLLVSVVKTACIASLSYCGPNVLNHFFCDVSPLLNLSCTHVALTELVDFLSAIVILWGSLLVAIASYVAIGRAVLRMPSAAARRKAFSTCASHLLVVGIFYSATLFIYARPSRIEAMDLNKVLSVTYTVVTPMCNPVIYCLRNREVQAAFRRTLRGS; encoded by the coding sequence ATGGAGAGGTCCCTGGAGTTGGGCAACATGACGAGGGTCCAGGAATTCGTCTTGCTGGGCTTGTCCACGAGCCCAGAAACAAGGGAAGTCCTGTTTGTCGTCTTCCTGAGCCTCTACCTGCTGACCCTCCTGGAGAACGCCCTCATCGTCTTCCTCGTCTGCAGCCACGCCGAGCTCCACaagcccatgtacttcttcctgggcAACCTGAGCTGCCTGGAGATGTGCTACGTGTCCGTGACCATGCCCAGCCTGCTCGCGGGGCTGTGCACGGGACCCTACCACGTGCCCTTCACAGCCTGCATGACTCAGCTCTTCTTCTTCATCGTCCTCATCTGCACAGAGTGCGCCCTCCTGGCCTCCATGGCCtgtgaccgctacgtggccatctgccgcCCCCTGCACTACCCGCTGCTCATGCGGCCCCAGGTCTGCCGGGGCTTGGCCGGGACTTCGTGGCTTGGTGGGCTGCTGGTCTCGGTGGTCAAGACAGCGTGCATCGCCAGCCTGTCCTACTGTGGCCCCAACGTCCtcaaccacttcttctgtgacgtCTCCCCGCTGCTCAACCTGTCCTGCACCCACGTGGCCCTGACTGAGCTGGTGGACTTCCTCTCAGCCATCGTCATCCTCTGGGGCTCCCTCCTGGTGGCCATAGCCTCCTATGTGGCCATTGGCAGGGCCGTGCTCCGCATGCCATCAGCAGCTGCCCGGcgcaaggccttctccacctgcgcCTCCCACCTGCTGGTGGTGGGCATCTTCTACTCAGCCACTCTCTTCATCTACGCCCGCCCCAGCCGCATAGAAGCCATGGACCTCAACAAGGTGCTGTCGGTCACCTACACGGTGGTCACGCCCATGTGCAATCCGGTCATCTACTGCCTGCGGAACAGGGAGGTCCAGGCAGCTTTCCGTAGAACTCTACGTGGGTCCTGA